A genome region from Paracoccus stylophorae includes the following:
- a CDS encoding ATP-binding protein: MTFRIITADERLSAAENKTSLAIFGPPGVGKTTLLKSLPAEETVCLDLEAGMKSVQDWRGASIPVRSFTDFRDLVVLIGGPDPAQHPQSWYGTERHAWLQAQHRDSGIEAFLAARRIVFVDSITDLTRQAMAYARQQPEAFSDRTGKPDVRGAYGLLGREVIQALKHLQHARGKTVIFVGVLEKVTDEFGTVTWQPQMEGSKAGRELPGIVDQVVSMQLFARDAEGGWLLDETASERRLVCKSGNPWSLPAKDRSGRLDMTEPPDLGALLARIDGRASHQPAFAS; this comes from the coding sequence ATGACTTTCCGCATCATCACCGCCGACGAACGGCTCTCGGCCGCCGAGAACAAGACCTCGCTGGCGATCTTCGGCCCGCCCGGCGTCGGCAAGACCACGCTGCTGAAATCCCTGCCCGCCGAGGAGACCGTCTGCCTCGACCTCGAGGCCGGCATGAAGTCGGTGCAGGACTGGCGCGGCGCCTCGATCCCGGTGCGCAGCTTCACCGACTTCCGCGATCTGGTCGTGCTGATCGGCGGCCCGGACCCGGCGCAGCATCCACAGTCCTGGTACGGCACCGAGCGCCATGCTTGGCTGCAGGCCCAGCATCGGGACAGCGGCATCGAGGCGTTCCTCGCCGCGCGCCGCATCGTCTTCGTCGACTCGATCACCGACCTGACGCGGCAGGCCATGGCCTATGCCCGACAGCAGCCGGAAGCCTTCTCGGACCGCACCGGCAAACCGGATGTGCGCGGCGCCTATGGGCTCTTGGGCCGCGAGGTGATCCAGGCGCTGAAGCATTTGCAGCATGCCCGCGGCAAGACCGTGATCTTCGTCGGCGTGCTGGAAAAGGTCACCGACGAGTTCGGCACGGTCACCTGGCAGCCGCAGATGGAAGGCAGCAAGGCCGGCCGCGAGCTTCCCGGCATCGTCGATCAGGTGGTCTCGATGCAGCTCTTCGCCCGCGATGCCGAGGGCGGCTGGTTGCTGGACGAGACCGCCTCCGAGCGCCGCCTCGTCTGCAAATCCGGCAACCCCTGGAGCCTGCCGGCCAAGGACCGATCTGGCCGTCTCGACATGACCGAACCGCCCGACCTCGGCGCGCTGCTCGCGCGGATCGACGGTCGCGCCTCCCATCAACCCGCTTTTGCCTCCTGA
- a CDS encoding type II toxin-antitoxin system VapC family toxin has product MSFLIDTNVISEIRKGNRCDPGVAAWWAEVAEDDLWLSALVLGEIRKGVELARRRDPQKAAALEAWLGEVVAGFADRVLPVDAAVAEEWGRMNAIRPVPVIDALLAATAKANGLTLVTRNEADVAGIGVEVLNPFAA; this is encoded by the coding sequence GTGAGCTTCCTGATCGACACCAATGTCATCTCCGAAATCCGCAAGGGCAACCGCTGCGACCCGGGTGTCGCCGCCTGGTGGGCCGAGGTGGCCGAGGACGATCTCTGGCTCAGCGCGCTGGTGCTGGGCGAAATCCGCAAGGGCGTGGAACTGGCCCGCAGGCGCGACCCGCAGAAGGCTGCGGCGCTGGAAGCATGGCTCGGCGAGGTGGTTGCGGGCTTTGCCGACAGGGTGCTGCCCGTCGATGCTGCGGTGGCCGAGGAATGGGGGCGGATGAATGCGATCCGGCCGGTGCCGGTCATTGACGCGCTATTGGCGGCGACGGCCAAGGCGAACGGCCTGACGCTGGTGACGCGGAACGAGGCGGATGTCGCCGGGATCGGGGTCGAGGTTCTGAACCCGTTCGCAGCCTGA
- a CDS encoding VapE domain-containing protein, whose product MDRAGPEASGAGLRLHRCAQRSKLVHGCGEAGGIPVNAAVIDLNDVRPFWPQPDRYDLDLIVQRLRETTEHWVPRLFPLGRRSGDEWRLANIRGDAPRKMGSCVITLRGPHAGDWIDFDGNQGGGPISAIEEATGLDGRALIAEAADIAGVAPGAPERRASPVPPPPLKRDPAPEVARLLAGAVPLAGSVGETYLRARGLADPASPDLLFHPDLPDFDSRRGWPGLIALARLANGDRAPGIHRTFLLDDGSAKAPTGKKMLGSVAEATVRLFPMPEDGSLGVAEGIETALAAHALFGTPVWAALSADGLARFRWPEGTTRITIYADAGDAGRQAAATLSDRLNRADIPNQIVVPLHGDDFNDDLMRGARAEDYAAIAAAAAAAEGAATATTLPAENDIAALVAATAALTNPPELEALSTLLGRLALARLDPLPERQILARIKTATGIAMAILEKQMAELRRRVNATGDPHARIVRPAWLSRLCQDLSGTPERNEANVIIALNSDAVFAGVLGFDDFAQEIVVRQPLPWDEASATFPRPWEDADDIRTAEWLQLRGLNVAPTVVSRAVGAVARELRLHPVCDWLDTLRWDGTPRIETWTSAYLGAEPTAFHLTVGALWLISAVARIYRPGVKADHMLILEGPQGARKSTAIKVLAGEDWFTDELPELGSKDAAIHMQGVWIVEIAELDAIGRAEVSRIKAFLTRTTDRFRPPYGRYTVEVPRQCVFAGTVNPDTYLRDETGNRRFWPLRCGAIDIAALARDRDQLWAEAVHRFREGAIWWIDDPAILAEATAAQEARYQADAWDARIDRWLTHETRSVNRGHAGYDDWQDEEFERLEPIRDVSVGEILEGALGIEPAKWTKGDQMRVGAWLKSRDWERYRSGAGATREWRYRRPQRGG is encoded by the coding sequence TTGGATCGTGCCGGACCGGAAGCATCAGGGGCCGGGCTTCGGCTTCATCGCTGTGCGCAGCGATCGAAGCTGGTTCACGGGTGTGGTGAAGCCGGAGGTATTCCAGTGAATGCCGCGGTCATCGACCTCAACGACGTCCGGCCGTTCTGGCCGCAGCCGGATCGCTACGATCTCGACCTGATCGTCCAGCGCCTGCGCGAGACCACGGAGCATTGGGTGCCACGGCTCTTCCCGCTTGGGCGCCGGTCGGGCGACGAATGGCGGCTGGCCAATATCCGGGGCGATGCGCCGCGCAAGATGGGCTCCTGCGTCATCACCTTGCGCGGGCCGCATGCCGGCGACTGGATCGACTTCGACGGCAATCAGGGCGGCGGCCCGATCAGCGCCATCGAGGAAGCGACCGGGCTCGACGGCCGCGCCTTGATCGCGGAAGCGGCGGACATCGCTGGCGTCGCGCCCGGCGCTCCGGAACGTCGCGCATCACCGGTGCCGCCGCCCCCCTTGAAGCGCGATCCTGCGCCCGAGGTCGCGCGACTGCTTGCGGGCGCGGTCCCGCTGGCGGGCAGCGTGGGCGAGACCTATCTGCGCGCACGCGGGCTGGCGGACCCCGCGTCGCCCGATCTGCTGTTCCACCCGGACCTGCCGGATTTCGACAGTCGGCGTGGCTGGCCCGGGCTGATCGCGCTGGCACGGCTTGCGAATGGTGATCGTGCGCCCGGCATCCATCGCACCTTCCTGCTCGACGATGGCAGCGCCAAAGCGCCCACCGGCAAGAAAATGCTGGGCTCGGTCGCCGAGGCCACGGTGCGGCTGTTTCCCATGCCGGAGGATGGCAGCCTTGGCGTCGCCGAAGGCATCGAGACCGCGCTCGCCGCACATGCCCTGTTCGGCACGCCGGTCTGGGCCGCGCTATCGGCCGACGGTCTGGCCCGGTTCCGCTGGCCGGAGGGCACGACCCGCATCACCATCTATGCCGATGCCGGCGATGCCGGACGACAGGCGGCCGCCACCCTGTCGGACCGGCTGAACCGCGCCGATATTCCGAACCAGATCGTGGTTCCGCTGCATGGCGACGATTTCAACGACGATCTCATGCGCGGCGCGCGGGCCGAGGATTATGCGGCCATCGCAGCCGCCGCAGCAGCAGCCGAGGGCGCAGCCACAGCGACCACTCTCCCGGCCGAGAACGACATCGCCGCGCTTGTCGCGGCCACTGCGGCACTGACCAATCCGCCCGAACTCGAAGCCCTGTCGACGCTCCTTGGCCGTCTCGCGCTGGCCCGGCTCGACCCGCTGCCCGAGCGCCAGATCCTCGCCCGGATCAAGACCGCCACCGGCATCGCCATGGCGATCCTCGAAAAGCAGATGGCGGAACTGCGCCGCCGGGTGAATGCCACCGGCGATCCCCATGCGCGGATCGTCAGGCCGGCATGGCTCAGTCGGTTGTGCCAGGACCTCTCCGGCACGCCCGAGCGCAACGAGGCCAATGTCATCATCGCCCTGAACTCGGATGCGGTCTTCGCAGGAGTGCTGGGTTTCGACGACTTCGCCCAAGAGATCGTCGTGCGCCAGCCGTTGCCATGGGACGAGGCGAGCGCCACCTTTCCGCGCCCCTGGGAAGACGCCGACGACATCCGCACCGCCGAATGGCTGCAACTGCGCGGCCTCAACGTCGCCCCGACAGTCGTCAGCCGCGCCGTCGGCGCCGTCGCCCGCGAGTTGCGCCTCCATCCGGTCTGCGACTGGCTCGACACACTGAGATGGGACGGCACGCCCCGGATCGAGACCTGGACCAGCGCCTATCTCGGCGCCGAGCCCACCGCGTTCCACCTTACCGTCGGCGCGCTCTGGCTGATCTCGGCCGTCGCCCGCATCTACCGGCCCGGCGTGAAAGCAGACCACATGCTGATCCTCGAAGGTCCGCAGGGCGCACGCAAATCCACCGCCATCAAGGTGCTCGCAGGCGAGGACTGGTTCACGGATGAGTTGCCCGAACTCGGGTCCAAGGATGCCGCCATCCACATGCAGGGCGTCTGGATCGTCGAGATCGCCGAACTCGACGCCATCGGCCGCGCCGAGGTGTCCCGCATCAAGGCTTTCCTGACCCGCACCACCGACCGCTTCCGCCCGCCCTACGGCCGCTACACCGTCGAGGTGCCGCGCCAATGCGTCTTCGCGGGCACGGTGAACCCCGACACCTATCTGCGCGACGAGACCGGCAACCGCCGCTTCTGGCCGCTGCGCTGCGGCGCCATCGACATCGCGGCGCTGGCCCGCGACCGGGACCAGCTCTGGGCCGAGGCAGTCCACCGCTTCCGCGAGGGCGCGATCTGGTGGATCGATGATCCGGCGATCCTCGCCGAAGCGACCGCCGCGCAGGAGGCGCGCTATCAGGCCGATGCCTGGGACGCCCGCATCGACCGCTGGTTGACCCACGAGACCCGCAGCGTCAATCGCGGCCATGCCGGATATGATGACTGGCAGGACGAGGAGTTCGAGCGTCTCGAGCCGATCCGCGACGTGTCGGTGGGCGAAATCCTCGAAGGCGCCCTCGGCATCGAACCCGCGAAATGGACCAAGGGCGACCAGATGCGCGTCGGCGCCTGGCTGAAGTCGCGGGATTGGGAGCGGTACCGCAGCGGCGCGGGCGCGACCCGCGAATGGCGTTACCGCAGGCCACAGCGCGGCGGCTGA
- a CDS encoding recombinase family protein: MTKPPEKSKPVRKLRCAVYTRKSSEEGLEQEFNSLHAQREACESYIASQRSEGWVLVRDQYDDGGISGGTLERPGLQRLLADIDDGLVDVVVVYKIDRLSRSLADFAKLVEVFDRNGVTFVSVTQSFNTTTSMGRLTLNILLSFAQFEREVTAERIRDKVAASRKKGMWMGGVPPYGYRVENRKLVVDEEAAGHVRWIFARFLEIGSCTELAREVGKRGIRTPRGNRIDKKYIYRMLSNRAYIGEAVHKGDSYPGEHDAIIDRETWDRVHTILQESPRKRAARTRADTPALLKGLVYGPDGAAFSPTHTRKGGRLYRYYVSQTVLKHGAGACPIGRVPAGEIEAAVIEQLRAVCQPEIVAGTWKSARTQDDGITEADARAALQKLDPLWDELFPAEQARLVALLVERVDIGISGLNVRLRMDGLAALASEITADAGAAA; this comes from the coding sequence ATGACGAAGCCGCCGGAAAAATCGAAACCCGTCCGCAAGCTGCGCTGCGCCGTCTACACCCGCAAATCCTCCGAGGAGGGGTTGGAGCAGGAGTTCAACAGCCTGCATGCCCAGCGCGAGGCCTGCGAATCCTACATCGCCAGCCAGCGCTCCGAGGGCTGGGTGCTGGTCCGCGATCAGTATGACGACGGTGGCATCTCCGGCGGCACGCTGGAGCGGCCCGGCCTGCAGCGTCTGCTGGCGGACATCGACGACGGGCTGGTCGACGTGGTCGTCGTCTACAAGATCGACCGCCTCAGCCGCTCGCTCGCCGACTTCGCCAAGCTGGTCGAGGTGTTTGACCGCAATGGCGTGACCTTCGTGTCGGTCACGCAGTCCTTCAACACGACCACCTCGATGGGGCGGCTGACGCTGAACATCCTGCTGTCGTTCGCCCAGTTCGAACGCGAGGTGACCGCCGAGCGCATTCGCGACAAGGTCGCAGCCAGCCGGAAGAAGGGCATGTGGATGGGCGGGGTGCCGCCCTACGGATACCGCGTCGAGAACCGCAAGCTGGTGGTCGACGAGGAAGCTGCCGGTCATGTGCGCTGGATCTTCGCCCGGTTCCTCGAAATCGGCTCCTGCACGGAACTGGCCCGCGAAGTCGGTAAGCGCGGTATCCGAACCCCGCGTGGCAACCGGATCGACAAGAAGTACATCTACCGGATGCTGTCGAACCGCGCCTATATCGGCGAGGCGGTGCACAAGGGCGACAGCTATCCCGGCGAGCATGACGCCATCATCGACCGCGAGACGTGGGACCGCGTTCACACCATCCTGCAGGAGAGTCCCCGCAAGCGCGCCGCGCGGACCCGTGCCGATACGCCCGCGCTCCTGAAAGGACTGGTCTACGGTCCCGATGGCGCGGCCTTCTCGCCGACCCACACCCGCAAGGGCGGGCGGCTGTATCGCTACTATGTCAGCCAGACGGTGCTGAAGCATGGCGCGGGGGCATGCCCCATCGGTCGCGTGCCAGCGGGCGAGATCGAAGCGGCCGTCATCGAGCAGTTGCGCGCCGTGTGCCAGCCCGAGATCGTGGCTGGGACATGGAAGTCGGCGCGGACGCAGGACGACGGAATCACTGAGGCAGACGCTCGCGCAGCCCTCCAGAAGCTCGATCCATTGTGGGATGAACTGTTCCCGGCGGAACAGGCGCGACTTGTGGCCCTGTTGGTCGAACGGGTCGATATCGGCATCAGCGGTCTCAACGTCCGCCTGCGCATGGACGGGCTGGCGGCGCTGGCGAGTGAAATCACCGCCGATGCCGGAGCCGCCGCATGA
- a CDS encoding crossover junction endodeoxyribonuclease RuvC: MPDRRPEQGRVPVSCILALDLGTTTGWAIRAYDGLITSGTVSFRPGRYDGGGMRYLRFTNWLTEIDRLSGPIAAIWFEEVRRHVGTDAAHVYGGLMATLTAWAELRGVPYEGVPVGTIKRHATGKGNAPKEAMIAAARARGFSPADDNEADAIAILHWAIETGGGMA, encoded by the coding sequence ATGCCGGACCGGCGTCCCGAACAGGGGCGCGTTCCCGTGTCTTGCATCCTCGCCCTCGATCTCGGCACCACGACCGGCTGGGCGATCCGCGCCTACGACGGTCTGATTACCAGCGGCACCGTGTCCTTCCGCCCCGGCCGCTACGACGGCGGTGGCATGCGATACCTGCGCTTCACCAACTGGCTGACCGAAATCGACCGGCTGTCCGGCCCCATCGCGGCAATCTGGTTCGAGGAAGTGCGTCGCCATGTCGGGACCGACGCGGCCCATGTCTACGGCGGGTTGATGGCCACGCTGACCGCGTGGGCCGAGCTGCGGGGTGTCCCTTACGAGGGCGTCCCGGTCGGCACCATTAAGCGGCACGCCACCGGCAAGGGTAATGCGCCGAAGGAGGCGATGATCGCTGCTGCCCGCGCCCGCGGGTTCTCGCCCGCCGACGACAACGAGGCCGATGCTATCGCCATCCTCCACTGGGCGATCGAGACCGGCGGAGGCATGGCATGA
- a CDS encoding DUF6362 family protein, giving the protein MADWTPITVEDRLESAADVFRSLPEARPQGYFSAWPEYFHSFGDKVGQQPTMRRPRPGPRQITEAEEALLWLRWLEPGDARLLWLRANRKPWKPICWELGISRATANRRWQYGIAVITWRLNGRRVPGKRSMGFVVAKAG; this is encoded by the coding sequence ATGGCTGACTGGACCCCCATCACTGTCGAGGATCGGCTCGAAAGCGCCGCCGACGTCTTCCGGTCGCTGCCCGAGGCGAGGCCGCAGGGCTACTTCAGCGCATGGCCCGAGTATTTCCACAGCTTCGGCGACAAGGTCGGTCAACAGCCGACGATGCGTCGTCCGAGGCCCGGCCCGCGTCAGATCACCGAAGCCGAGGAGGCCCTGCTCTGGTTGCGCTGGCTGGAACCCGGCGACGCCCGGCTGCTCTGGCTGCGGGCGAACCGCAAGCCGTGGAAGCCGATCTGCTGGGAACTGGGCATCAGCCGCGCCACCGCCAACCGGCGCTGGCAGTATGGCATCGCCGTCATCACCTGGCGGCTCAACGGCAGGCGGGTACCGGGAAAACGCTCGATGGGGTTCGTGGTGGCGAAGGCGGGGTGA
- a CDS encoding sigma factor: MHPPISPADFATLIDEATVAARRLHRRLVLPAADLDDLCQDLLLDLICRLPGFDARRGGIGAFANIVLRNQSSRIAMRHHRQRRAHGGRMLSLDMPAAGGVEPLGCLLAEADGLSTWHGQDLCPIEEAELRHDLARALGDLPEDARGLCAALGSCAIAEIVGRSGTSRSALYRHIARLRLDLAMRGFGVRWDGSKAA; encoded by the coding sequence ATGCATCCGCCGATTTCCCCCGCCGACTTTGCCACCCTGATCGACGAGGCGACGGTCGCCGCGCGCCGCCTGCACCGCAGGCTGGTGCTGCCCGCCGCCGATCTAGACGACCTCTGCCAGGACCTGCTGCTCGATCTGATCTGCCGGTTGCCCGGTTTCGATGCGCGCCGCGGCGGCATCGGCGCCTTCGCCAATATCGTCCTGCGCAACCAGTCCTCGCGGATTGCGATGCGCCATCACCGTCAGCGCCGGGCGCATGGCGGGAGGATGCTCTCGCTGGACATGCCCGCTGCCGGCGGGGTCGAACCGCTCGGCTGCCTGCTGGCGGAAGCCGATGGGCTGTCCACTTGGCACGGTCAGGACCTCTGCCCGATCGAGGAGGCCGAGCTGCGGCACGACCTCGCCCGTGCGCTGGGCGATCTGCCCGAGGACGCCCGCGGTCTCTGCGCGGCGCTCGGATCCTGCGCCATCGCCGAGATCGTCGGTCGCAGCGGCACCTCCCGTTCCGCCCTCTACCGCCACATCGCCCGGCTGCGGCTCGACCTCGCCATGCGCGGGTTCGGGGTGCGGTGGGACGGATCAAAGGCGGCGTGA
- a CDS encoding DUF6511 domain-containing protein has product MIDKTAREAQAIRDARRLFAETLNDLGLMAPFFDRSPAEIDRLIEAAVTGYIDSMQDQAARKERSGTVLDDEIPF; this is encoded by the coding sequence ATGATCGACAAGACCGCCCGCGAGGCACAGGCGATCCGCGATGCGCGGCGGCTGTTTGCCGAAACGCTCAACGATCTCGGGCTGATGGCGCCCTTCTTCGACCGCAGCCCCGCCGAGATCGACCGCCTGATCGAGGCGGCCGTCACCGGCTACATCGACAGCATGCAGGACCAGGCCGCGCGCAAGGAGCGCAGCGGCACCGTCCTCGACGACGAAATTCCGTTTTGA
- a CDS encoding SDH family Clp fold serine proteinase yields MDFATRKPLYEQIEQERGTKIISYVTGDRPNAETQIGADCIDIFVDVLDAIGPTQRISLLLHTNGGNTAAAWRLVNLIKTFCDEFEVLIPYKAMSAGTLISLGAQRIVMSKQAALGPIDPSLVHPLGPQVPNGNQLARLPVSVEAVRGYMDAATQDLGIKDDKVLGSLLTDLSNKVHPLVLGEIFRSRAQIRFLAEKLLNGHVKDAEKVKAIVDFLCADSGSHDYTINRREAETLGLPVEKPSADFYEKLKTLHRSYSGQMRLSEPFTPMAVVGPDQAAQYQLVRGVIESVDSGSYGFVTEGLMSRATIQLPPPNPPQEQIQEQRTFEGWKAL; encoded by the coding sequence ATGGATTTCGCTACGCGCAAGCCGCTCTACGAGCAGATAGAGCAGGAACGCGGCACCAAAATTATTTCATATGTGACCGGCGACCGGCCGAACGCGGAGACGCAAATCGGGGCAGACTGCATCGACATTTTTGTGGACGTGCTGGACGCCATCGGACCGACCCAACGCATCTCGCTTCTTCTGCACACCAACGGCGGCAACACCGCCGCCGCTTGGAGACTCGTTAACCTCATCAAAACCTTCTGCGACGAATTTGAAGTTCTGATTCCATACAAAGCGATGAGCGCAGGCACGTTGATCTCGTTGGGAGCGCAGCGGATCGTGATGTCAAAGCAGGCGGCCCTTGGGCCGATTGACCCTAGCTTGGTGCATCCGCTTGGCCCGCAAGTGCCAAACGGAAACCAACTCGCGCGCCTGCCGGTTAGTGTTGAGGCGGTCCGAGGGTATATGGACGCGGCAACGCAGGACCTTGGCATAAAAGATGACAAGGTGCTTGGCAGTCTCCTCACCGATCTTTCCAACAAGGTGCACCCGCTGGTTTTGGGCGAGATTTTCAGGTCGAGGGCGCAAATCCGGTTCTTGGCGGAAAAGCTGCTCAACGGGCATGTGAAGGATGCAGAGAAGGTAAAGGCTATCGTGGATTTCTTGTGCGCAGACTCTGGAAGCCATGACTACACCATCAACCGCCGCGAGGCGGAAACACTTGGACTTCCGGTCGAAAAGCCCAGCGCAGATTTCTATGAAAAGCTGAAGACTCTTCACCGGAGCTATAGCGGGCAGATGCGCCTCTCTGAACCTTTCACACCGATGGCAGTTGTCGGGCCGGACCAAGCCGCCCAATACCAGTTGGTTCGCGGTGTTATCGAAAGCGTGGACAGCGGGTCATACGGCTTCGTGACCGAAGGGCTTATGAGCCGCGCCACGATCCAGTTGCCGCCCCCGAACCCGCCACAAGAGCAGATTCAGGAACAACGAACCTTTGAAGGATGGAAGGCGCTATGA
- a CDS encoding DUF2924 domain-containing protein, which yields MTTHDPIPARLAALKTTPTPDLKKQWRDLFDSEPPPFNRRYLESRLAYRIQELAYGGLKPETIRRLERLGEELDGGDRTRRSMRADRDRPITGTRLLREWQGVEQIVTVTGDGFEWQGRPYKSLSAIARAITGTRWNGWVFFGLRNHRGRT from the coding sequence ATGACGACCCACGATCCCATCCCCGCGCGCCTGGCCGCGCTGAAGACCACGCCGACGCCCGACCTGAAGAAGCAGTGGCGCGATCTGTTCGACAGCGAGCCGCCGCCCTTCAACCGCCGCTACCTTGAATCCCGTCTGGCCTACCGCATTCAGGAACTCGCCTATGGCGGGTTGAAGCCCGAGACCATCCGGCGGCTGGAACGGCTGGGCGAGGAACTGGACGGCGGCGACCGGACGAGGCGCAGCATGCGCGCCGACCGCGACCGTCCCATCACCGGCACGCGGCTGCTGCGCGAATGGCAGGGCGTGGAACAGATCGTCACCGTCACCGGCGACGGCTTCGAGTGGCAGGGGCGGCCCTACAAGTCGCTGTCCGCCATCGCCCGCGCCATCACCGGCACGCGCTGGAACGGCTGGGTGTTCTTCGGCCTCAGGAATCACCGGGGCCGGACATGA
- a CDS encoding ATP-dependent DNA helicase: MSDFTPSAAQAAAIAAIRDWFETRSEQQQVFRLFGYAGSGKSTVLKFALDELGLSPHRSARDGNCLPGVVTATFTGKAALVLTRKGTPARTIHSLIYSVIEATEEDIEAAAEKVRQAEIAARRLTGFAKITAEATIEAMRQALSAMKHPRFALNPQSDAADARLIVLDEVSMVGEEMARDLMSFGKPILVLGDPGQLPPIKGEGAFTRDAPDVMLTEIHRQAAESAIIRLATMARMGEPIGFGSYDTYVAKLRKGDISPEQALRGGQLICGMNATRLQINNAMRAASGLGGSYLPTGAAEKIICLKNDSALGLINGMFLTLEDIVDEGTLYFSAVVHDEDGRRVAPHDSDGGPGRLRIYKGHFEDHVAYDAKRHDRDYKEKRKLTEATFGWAITAHKAQGSQWENVIVWDDGLGRSDLDRRRWLYTAITRAERGLVLLA; this comes from the coding sequence ATGAGTGATTTCACCCCATCGGCCGCGCAGGCCGCAGCCATTGCCGCGATCCGCGACTGGTTCGAGACCCGCAGCGAACAACAGCAGGTGTTCCGCCTCTTCGGCTATGCCGGCAGCGGGAAATCCACCGTGCTGAAATTCGCCCTCGACGAGCTTGGCCTCTCGCCCCATCGCAGCGCCCGGGACGGCAATTGCCTGCCGGGCGTGGTCACCGCCACATTCACCGGCAAGGCGGCGCTGGTGCTGACCCGCAAGGGCACGCCCGCACGCACCATCCATAGCCTGATCTATTCGGTGATCGAGGCGACCGAGGAAGATATCGAGGCCGCCGCAGAGAAGGTGCGGCAGGCCGAGATCGCCGCTCGGCGTCTGACCGGCTTCGCGAAGATCACGGCCGAGGCCACCATCGAGGCCATGCGCCAGGCGCTGTCGGCGATGAAGCACCCGCGTTTCGCGCTGAACCCGCAAAGCGATGCCGCCGATGCAAGGCTGATCGTGCTCGACGAGGTGTCGATGGTCGGCGAGGAAATGGCCCGCGACCTGATGAGCTTCGGCAAGCCGATCCTCGTGCTCGGCGATCCGGGCCAGCTGCCGCCGATCAAGGGCGAAGGCGCCTTCACCCGCGATGCGCCCGACGTCATGCTGACCGAGATCCACCGCCAGGCGGCGGAAAGCGCCATCATCCGCCTCGCCACCATGGCCCGGATGGGCGAGCCGATCGGGTTCGGCAGCTACGACACCTATGTCGCCAAGCTGCGCAAGGGCGATATCAGCCCGGAACAGGCCCTGCGCGGCGGCCAGCTGATCTGCGGCATGAACGCCACGCGGCTGCAGATCAACAACGCCATGCGCGCCGCCTCGGGACTGGGCGGCTCATATCTGCCCACGGGCGCGGCCGAGAAGATCATCTGCCTCAAGAACGACAGTGCCCTCGGGTTGATCAACGGCATGTTCCTCACGCTGGAGGATATCGTCGACGAGGGCACGCTCTATTTCTCGGCCGTGGTCCATGACGAGGATGGCCGCCGTGTCGCCCCCCACGACAGCGACGGCGGTCCCGGACGCCTGCGCATCTACAAGGGGCATTTCGAGGATCACGTCGCCTATGACGCCAAGCGCCACGATCGCGATTACAAGGAGAAGCGCAAGCTGACCGAGGCGACCTTCGGCTGGGCGATCACCGCCCACAAGGCGCAGGGCTCGCAATGGGAGAACGTCATCGTCTGGGATGACGGGCTTGGCCGCAGCGACCTCGACCGCCGTCGCTGGCTCTATACCGCCATCACCCGCGCCGAACGCGGGCTCGTTCTGCTGGCCTGA